A window from Phaeocystidibacter marisrubri encodes these proteins:
- a CDS encoding Nif3-like dinuclear metal center hexameric protein, giving the protein MRVKDITQFLDSMAPPAYQESYDNSGLLVGDANAEIESAIISLDVTEEVVREAIEKGAGLIVSHHPIIFGGLKRLTGKNYVERTVMLAIRHGIALYAIHTNLDNVSHGVNAKLCEVLGLENTRILAPKAGILRKLVTFVPKSHTEEVVSALFAAGAGHVGAYDQCSFRSEGVGTFRGGEGTDPFVGVPGERHEEIEERVEVILPVDRTKTVLAALFEAHPYEEVAWDLFQLENELLEVGSGMIGTLPKEMSTEAFLAHLKKSVGGVVRFTRPVSDTVKTIAVCGGSGSFLLKNAIAAKADVFVTADYKYHQFFDAEDRIVIADIGHFESEQFTIDLLYDAVHEKFPNFATFQTAVKTNPILYL; this is encoded by the coding sequence ATGAGAGTAAAAGACATCACTCAATTTTTAGATAGTATGGCTCCGCCGGCTTACCAGGAGTCGTATGACAACAGTGGACTCCTAGTAGGTGACGCGAACGCAGAGATAGAATCGGCCATCATAAGTTTGGATGTAACAGAGGAAGTAGTGCGCGAAGCGATTGAAAAAGGAGCGGGTCTCATTGTGTCTCATCATCCCATCATTTTTGGTGGACTGAAACGATTGACGGGAAAGAATTATGTGGAGCGAACGGTTATGCTCGCTATTCGACATGGGATTGCGCTTTATGCTATTCACACCAACTTGGACAATGTATCTCACGGGGTTAATGCCAAATTGTGCGAAGTGCTAGGCTTGGAGAATACGAGAATCTTGGCTCCTAAAGCTGGGATATTGCGAAAGTTGGTCACCTTCGTTCCAAAATCCCACACCGAAGAAGTGGTCTCTGCATTATTTGCTGCTGGCGCTGGTCATGTTGGGGCTTATGATCAATGTTCCTTCCGATCAGAGGGTGTGGGAACGTTTAGGGGAGGTGAGGGCACTGATCCCTTCGTTGGAGTTCCCGGAGAGCGACACGAAGAAATCGAAGAGCGGGTTGAAGTCATCTTGCCGGTTGATCGAACCAAAACGGTACTGGCTGCATTGTTTGAAGCGCACCCCTACGAAGAAGTCGCCTGGGATCTGTTTCAGCTCGAGAATGAGCTACTCGAAGTAGGAAGTGGCATGATCGGGACTCTTCCTAAAGAAATGTCTACTGAGGCGTTCCTAGCTCATCTCAAGAAAAGTGTGGGTGGTGTAGTTCGATTTACTCGTCCCGTTTCGGATACCGTAAAGACCATTGCGGTATGTGGGGGATCAGGAAGCTTTTTATTGAAGAATGCCATAGCGGCAAAGGCCGATGTTTTTGTTACGGCCGACTATAAATACCATCAATTTTTTGATGCGGAAGATCGAATTGTCATCGCAGACATCGGACACTTTGAATCCGAACAGTTTACGATTGATCTGTTATATGATGCAGTTCATGAAAAATTCCCTAATTT
- a CDS encoding carboxy terminal-processing peptidase gives MNAPYSTTRTLFPFLLVFSFFTTIVKGQDVANCHIADDIIVAAQTSHYAPRDIDSNFSELVYEEFISSINSGQQFFTSSDLEKLEVYKYTAGLGGEKTCDFISLSIDTYKSRFSALAQLLDETSKSPISFSGNDVYRTFDKEELTNQNWKSYWKSYFKMNVLFAIIGARDSTDLERTPSAEEIDKWKYQVGQNMICRFENTINSYGAIDQYITDKFLKSVAHAFDPHTTLYSMADFKQFATQLSKNTMTYGIEVYRNEAGEIEIYNILPGSPAWNSNDINTGDIIIGTGAKGVKPTDFTCMSTADVQALIETSDSGEATFHLRKKSGDEVHVTLRQSIVEVQSNIIQSYLLEGERKLGYLYLPSFYEGEGNSGCATDVGKALIQLKREGVEGLILDLRDNGGGSMEEAIRLSGIFINYGALSILSTSVLDQLETLKDMDRGVLFDKPMVILVNEYSASASELFAAAMQDRNRAIIVGNSTFGKSTAQRILPLTIRNENGNTVETDPYVIKITFASFYRVTGQTHQGEGVQPDIALPSQYSGTRFNESSYPSALSFEPVTKKTYYFPADPLPIEALKELSTRRIQNDSDWTQYIAVLSEEQEEKKDKSVPLNYEAFYQSYMDTTDREEFFIHLSENLPYSVAPARYTMRFTSVNEDENERNIRSISNDPWIAETYQILNDYLLLNTN, from the coding sequence ATGAACGCTCCCTACTCAACTACAAGGACTCTCTTTCCTTTCCTCCTTGTTTTTTCCTTCTTCACGACGATCGTAAAAGGCCAAGATGTTGCTAATTGTCACATTGCAGACGATATCATTGTCGCCGCCCAAACTTCTCACTACGCCCCTAGAGATATTGATTCGAACTTTTCCGAATTGGTTTACGAAGAATTCATCTCATCCATCAACTCAGGCCAACAATTCTTCACTAGCTCTGATTTAGAGAAACTTGAAGTATATAAATACACGGCGGGATTAGGCGGAGAGAAAACCTGCGACTTCATCAGCCTTAGTATCGACACCTATAAGAGTCGGTTCTCTGCACTTGCTCAACTACTCGACGAGACCAGTAAAAGCCCGATCTCTTTTTCTGGGAATGATGTGTACCGAACCTTCGACAAAGAGGAATTGACTAATCAAAATTGGAAGTCCTATTGGAAGTCCTATTTCAAGATGAATGTGCTATTTGCCATTATTGGAGCTCGAGATTCCACCGATTTGGAAAGAACCCCTTCGGCTGAAGAAATCGATAAGTGGAAGTATCAAGTCGGCCAAAACATGATTTGCCGATTCGAAAACACGATCAACAGCTACGGCGCCATCGATCAATACATTACAGATAAATTTCTAAAATCTGTCGCTCACGCATTTGACCCACACACCACCTTGTATTCGATGGCCGACTTCAAACAGTTTGCCACGCAGTTGTCAAAAAACACCATGACTTATGGCATAGAGGTCTACCGAAACGAGGCGGGTGAAATTGAGATTTACAACATTCTACCAGGTAGCCCCGCTTGGAATTCGAATGACATCAATACGGGTGACATCATTATTGGAACGGGGGCGAAAGGAGTAAAACCAACGGACTTTACCTGTATGTCTACTGCTGATGTGCAGGCATTAATCGAAACGAGCGATTCGGGAGAAGCCACCTTTCACCTCAGGAAAAAGAGCGGTGATGAGGTTCATGTCACATTGAGACAATCCATTGTAGAAGTACAAAGCAATATCATCCAAAGTTACCTCTTGGAAGGAGAGCGGAAACTGGGATACCTCTATTTACCCTCTTTCTATGAAGGGGAAGGAAATTCTGGATGTGCCACCGATGTGGGCAAGGCTCTCATTCAACTGAAGCGCGAAGGTGTAGAAGGACTCATCCTCGACCTGCGAGACAACGGTGGAGGCTCCATGGAAGAGGCCATTCGATTATCGGGAATTTTCATCAATTACGGAGCTCTTTCCATCCTATCCACTTCGGTCCTAGATCAGCTTGAAACATTGAAAGACATGGACCGTGGAGTTCTATTCGACAAACCCATGGTTATTCTCGTGAACGAGTACAGTGCATCAGCATCGGAATTGTTCGCGGCAGCCATGCAGGATAGAAACCGAGCGATCATTGTAGGAAATTCGACATTTGGAAAATCTACGGCTCAGCGCATCCTACCGCTTACAATCCGCAATGAAAATGGCAATACCGTTGAGACGGACCCGTATGTCATCAAAATCACTTTTGCATCCTTTTATCGCGTGACGGGGCAAACACATCAAGGCGAGGGCGTTCAACCTGACATTGCCCTTCCTTCGCAATACAGTGGCACTCGCTTCAATGAATCATCCTATCCTTCGGCATTGAGTTTTGAACCGGTAACGAAGAAGACATACTACTTTCCAGCAGATCCACTCCCTATAGAGGCTTTAAAGGAACTCAGTACGCGACGCATTCAAAACGACAGCGATTGGACTCAATACATAGCTGTCCTTTCGGAAGAACAGGAAGAGAAAAAGGACAAGTCTGTTCCACTCAACTATGAAGCCTTCTACCAGTCTTATATGGACACCACTGACAGAGAAGAGTTCTTCATCCATCTTTCTGAAAACCTTCCATACAGCGTTGCTCCTGCTCGCTACACCATGCGCTTTACGTCGGTGAACGAAGACGAAAATGAGAGGAATATTCGAAGTATTTCAAATGATCCTTGGATTGCTGAAACGTATCAAATTCTAAACGACTACTTATTATTAAATACCAACTAA
- a CDS encoding LIC11966 family surface protein, with protein sequence MRITIALSLLLSFGSTLFAQTTQEALEYMNTISEHVDEMKGETWSYLKAATRGRSARTLERKRQAVIEELGEVIREIDRLGPLKRDNSYRVEVLSYLRLTQIVMREDYGEIMNLEEIAEQSYDGMEAYLTAQEIASEKLDSAFGIYQDAQEAFATKYNINLVDGEMSRRDRRIKKASDALGYYNRVFLIVFKAQIQEQYTIDALNNNDLLSLEQSSQALKAAAEEGLVILDTMSPYHEDSDPQLILGARRVLNFYINEVEKEMPNLVDFFVAKDNFEQLKQTIDSKDQRDLSKDEIEEFNAAVEEFNAMVPKFNETNERVNERREETMEAWEDKVEDFFDDHA encoded by the coding sequence ATGAGAATTACCATTGCGCTTTCGCTACTTCTCTCTTTTGGAAGTACGCTTTTCGCACAAACCACTCAAGAGGCTCTTGAGTACATGAACACCATCTCTGAACACGTGGATGAGATGAAAGGGGAAACCTGGAGTTATCTCAAAGCTGCCACGCGTGGAAGAAGTGCCCGCACTTTGGAGAGAAAGCGTCAGGCTGTGATTGAAGAACTCGGTGAAGTCATTCGAGAAATTGATCGTTTAGGACCACTTAAGCGCGATAACTCATACCGTGTGGAAGTACTGAGCTACCTCCGCTTAACGCAAATTGTGATGCGCGAAGATTATGGCGAGATCATGAACTTGGAAGAAATCGCCGAGCAATCGTACGACGGCATGGAGGCCTACTTGACAGCACAAGAAATTGCTTCTGAGAAACTGGATAGCGCTTTTGGAATTTACCAAGACGCACAAGAGGCTTTTGCTACCAAGTACAACATCAATTTGGTAGATGGTGAAATGAGTCGCCGCGATCGTCGCATAAAGAAGGCCAGCGATGCCTTGGGGTATTACAACCGCGTATTCTTGATCGTATTTAAGGCGCAGATTCAAGAGCAATACACCATTGATGCACTAAATAACAACGATCTACTTAGTCTTGAACAAAGCTCACAGGCCTTGAAGGCTGCCGCTGAAGAAGGATTGGTGATTCTAGACACCATGAGTCCATATCACGAAGACAGCGATCCACAGCTCATTCTTGGCGCACGTCGTGTGCTGAACTTCTACATCAACGAAGTAGAAAAGGAGATGCCGAATTTGGTGGACTTCTTTGTAGCGAAAGACAACTTCGAGCAGTTGAAGCAAACCATCGACTCTAAGGATCAGCGCGACCTCTCCAAAGACGAAATTGAAGAGTTTAACGCAGCCGTGGAAGAGTTCAACGCTATGGTTCCAAAGTTCAATGAAACCAATGAGCGCGTGAATGAACGCAGAGAAGAAACCATGGAAGCATGGGAAGACAAAGTAGAAGACTTCTTTGATGACCACGCATAA
- the rpsA gene encoding 30S ribosomal protein S1 gives MAEENNKAAEAKAAAAEEKATAAAEVAEVETEETEEEVDLTPVQETEFDWEAYESGTTKRGSAYEELAQMYEDTLGSSVEHQVVNGKVVTITDRDAIIDIASKSEGVVSLNEFRYNPDLKVGDDVEVLVDKQEDKYGQLVLSHRKARAIKAWDRVNEAYEAEEVVNGYVKCRTKGGMIVDVFGLEAFLPGSQIDVKPIRDYDAYVDKTMEFKIVKINQEFKNVVVSHKALIEADLEEQKRKIISQLEKGQVLEGVVKNITSYGVFIDLGGVDGLVHITDLSWSRINHPSEVVELDEKLNVVILDFDEAKTRIQLGIKQLAAHPWDALNENLSVGDKVKGKVVVLADYGAFVEVQPGVEGLIHVSEMSWSTHLRSAQDFVKVGDEVEAVILTLDREDRKMSLGMKQLTPDPWADIQTKYPQGSQHKGIVRNFTNFGVFVELEEGIDGLIHISDLSWTKKIKHPSEFTSIGAELEVKVLEVDLENRRLSLGHKQVQENPWDNYSAVFTVGSVHEGNVTEVFDKGVNVMFETFGVEGFCPGRHAHKEDGSPIKVGDKLDFKVIEFSKDARRIVVSHTQLYKEVAGGAEDHAEATDAKPARATAKKATQNVEKTTLGDLDALAQLKKDMEDGE, from the coding sequence ATGGCAGAAGAAAACAACAAAGCCGCTGAAGCAAAAGCTGCAGCAGCGGAAGAAAAAGCAACAGCAGCTGCAGAAGTAGCTGAGGTTGAGACTGAAGAGACTGAGGAAGAGGTAGATCTTACCCCAGTTCAAGAGACCGAATTTGATTGGGAAGCTTACGAGAGCGGAACAACCAAGCGCGGTTCTGCGTACGAAGAGCTTGCTCAGATGTACGAAGATACTCTTGGTTCATCAGTTGAGCACCAAGTAGTAAATGGTAAAGTGGTTACGATCACTGACCGTGATGCTATCATCGACATCGCTTCTAAATCAGAAGGTGTTGTATCCTTGAACGAGTTCCGTTACAATCCTGACCTTAAGGTTGGTGATGACGTAGAAGTACTCGTTGACAAGCAAGAAGACAAGTATGGTCAGCTTGTATTGTCTCACCGTAAGGCTCGTGCTATCAAGGCTTGGGACCGCGTGAATGAGGCTTACGAAGCTGAAGAAGTAGTAAACGGTTACGTGAAGTGTCGTACGAAAGGCGGTATGATCGTAGACGTATTCGGACTAGAGGCGTTCTTGCCAGGTTCACAAATTGATGTGAAGCCTATCCGTGACTACGACGCATACGTAGATAAAACCATGGAATTCAAGATCGTTAAGATCAACCAAGAATTCAAGAACGTGGTTGTTTCTCACAAAGCTCTTATCGAGGCTGACCTTGAAGAACAGAAGAGAAAAATTATTTCTCAGCTTGAAAAAGGTCAAGTACTTGAAGGTGTGGTTAAGAACATCACTTCTTACGGTGTGTTCATCGACCTTGGTGGTGTTGACGGTTTGGTACACATCACTGACCTTTCTTGGAGCCGTATCAATCACCCATCTGAAGTGGTTGAACTCGACGAGAAACTCAACGTTGTTATCCTTGACTTTGATGAAGCTAAGACTCGTATCCAATTGGGTATTAAGCAACTTGCTGCTCATCCTTGGGATGCACTTAACGAAAACCTATCGGTTGGAGATAAAGTGAAAGGTAAAGTTGTTGTTCTAGCTGATTACGGTGCATTCGTAGAAGTTCAGCCAGGTGTTGAAGGTTTGATCCACGTATCAGAAATGAGCTGGAGTACTCACCTTCGTTCTGCGCAAGACTTCGTGAAAGTAGGTGATGAAGTAGAAGCTGTTATCTTGACATTGGATCGCGAAGATCGCAAGATGTCACTTGGTATGAAGCAACTCACTCCAGATCCATGGGCTGATATTCAGACCAAGTACCCACAAGGAAGCCAGCACAAAGGTATCGTTCGCAACTTCACTAACTTCGGCGTATTCGTTGAATTGGAGGAAGGTATTGACGGATTGATCCACATCTCTGACCTTTCTTGGACTAAGAAAATCAAGCACCCAAGTGAATTCACTAGCATTGGTGCTGAGCTTGAAGTTAAAGTTCTTGAGGTTGACCTCGAAAACCGTCGCTTGAGCCTTGGTCACAAGCAAGTTCAAGAGAACCCTTGGGACAACTATTCTGCAGTATTCACTGTAGGTAGCGTTCACGAAGGAAATGTGACTGAAGTATTCGACAAAGGTGTGAACGTTATGTTCGAAACATTCGGAGTTGAAGGTTTCTGCCCAGGTCGTCACGCTCACAAAGAAGACGGTTCTCCAATCAAGGTTGGTGACAAGCTCGACTTCAAAGTGATTGAGTTCAGCAAAGATGCTCGTCGTATCGTAGTTTCACACACTCAACTTTACAAAGAAGTTGCAGGTGGAGCTGAAGATCACGCTGAAGCAACGGATGCTAAACCAGCTCGCGCAACAGCGAAGAAAGCAACTCAAAACGTAGAGAAAACTACATTGGGTGACCTTGACGCTCTTGCACAATTGAAGAAAGACATGGAAGACGGAGAATAA
- the hisG gene encoding ATP phosphoribosyltransferase has protein sequence MNTLKIAIQKSGRLNEDSLRLLRSCGIAVDNGTDQLKVTTPNFPLEIFYLRNSDIPQYLEDGVVDVGIIGKNLLVESGSNVRVVERLGFARCRLSLAIPKSAVGSEVTYFEGRKIATSYPNTTSAYLRSKNVVAEIHEISGSVEIAPNIGLADGICDLVSSGSTLFKNNLKEIETVATSEAVLACAPIITETAKEILDKLLFRIKAVQRAKNSKYILLNVPNEKIAAVSSILPVLRSPTVLPLSEPGWSSLHSVIDEQKFWDVIDELKRAGAEDILIVPIDKMVL, from the coding sequence ATGAACACCCTGAAAATTGCCATCCAAAAGAGTGGCAGATTAAATGAAGACTCCCTAAGGCTTCTCCGCAGTTGTGGAATTGCCGTAGACAATGGCACCGATCAGCTGAAGGTCACCACACCCAACTTCCCGCTGGAGATTTTCTATTTGCGGAACTCCGACATCCCTCAGTATCTAGAAGATGGAGTTGTGGATGTTGGAATCATTGGCAAAAACCTCTTGGTGGAATCAGGCTCCAACGTTCGCGTGGTAGAAAGACTGGGATTCGCCAGATGTCGGCTATCGCTCGCCATCCCAAAAAGTGCAGTCGGTTCTGAAGTAACCTATTTTGAAGGTAGAAAGATCGCGACCTCTTACCCCAACACAACCTCTGCCTATTTGCGGTCTAAGAATGTTGTTGCTGAAATCCACGAAATTTCTGGATCGGTGGAAATTGCGCCAAACATTGGTCTGGCAGATGGCATTTGTGATTTGGTGAGCTCTGGATCTACTCTCTTTAAGAATAATCTAAAGGAAATTGAAACCGTGGCCACTTCTGAAGCGGTTCTAGCCTGTGCACCTATCATCACTGAAACGGCTAAAGAAATCCTAGACAAGCTCTTGTTTAGAATCAAGGCCGTTCAACGCGCAAAAAACTCAAAATACATCTTGCTCAACGTCCCCAACGAGAAGATAGCCGCTGTCAGTTCCATTCTTCCTGTCCTTAGATCTCCAACGGTCCTCCCCCTTTCTGAACCGGGTTGGAGTTCTCTGCACTCGGTAATTGACGAACAAAAGTTTTGGGATGTCATCGATGAATTGAAGCGCGCTGGAGCTGAAGACATTCTCATTGTTCCCATTGATAAAATGGTCTTGTAA
- the hisD gene encoding histidinol dehydrogenase, translating into MQKLINPKRKEWDALCTRPSYSTESLTERVSEIIAMVEARGDKALIELSALLEGANLKNLAVSSSEIEEAKGSISEDLKKSIDLAISNLTTFHSRQIRPVEYITTSKGVTCWRKGVGMETVGLYIPGGSAPLFSTILMLGIPAKLAGCQNLILCTPPNASGTINSAILYAASILGIQQIFKVGGAQAIAAMAIGTETIPKVNKIFGPGNQYVTKAKELVSVRGTAIDMPAGPSEVLIIADESSVPSYVAADLLSQAEHGPDSQVILLSTSDEVLNETLCEVERQVMELPRSETAMKALDNSRGILLRTLDDCMQFSNIYAPEHLILAVEKASAYAEKVVNAGSVFLGNYSCESAGDYASGTNHTLPTNGFAKAYSGVSVDSFTKYITYQELSREGIQNIGPAIEIMAEAEGLLAHKRAVSIRLKDVQND; encoded by the coding sequence ATGCAAAAGTTAATCAACCCGAAAAGAAAAGAGTGGGATGCGCTCTGTACTCGTCCTTCCTACTCAACTGAATCGCTGACGGAACGCGTTTCGGAAATCATTGCCATGGTTGAAGCACGCGGAGATAAAGCACTCATAGAATTGAGCGCACTATTGGAGGGTGCCAATTTGAAGAATCTGGCCGTTTCTTCATCAGAAATAGAAGAAGCAAAAGGTTCCATTTCCGAAGACTTGAAGAAAAGCATCGACCTTGCTATTTCAAATCTAACCACCTTTCACAGTAGACAGATTCGTCCCGTTGAATACATCACCACCTCCAAAGGCGTAACCTGCTGGCGAAAAGGAGTGGGAATGGAAACCGTAGGACTCTACATTCCCGGTGGGAGCGCCCCCCTCTTTTCAACCATTCTCATGCTCGGTATACCCGCTAAACTAGCAGGATGTCAAAATCTGATCCTGTGTACTCCACCGAATGCCAGCGGAACCATCAATTCCGCCATTCTCTATGCTGCTTCTATCCTAGGTATTCAGCAAATTTTCAAAGTAGGCGGAGCACAAGCCATAGCAGCAATGGCTATAGGCACAGAAACCATCCCTAAGGTGAATAAGATATTCGGGCCGGGAAATCAATATGTCACAAAAGCAAAGGAGCTGGTTTCTGTTCGAGGAACGGCCATCGACATGCCTGCCGGACCAAGCGAAGTCTTGATCATCGCCGATGAATCTTCAGTACCCTCGTATGTAGCCGCCGACCTCCTCTCTCAAGCGGAGCACGGTCCAGATAGTCAAGTGATACTTCTGTCCACTTCAGATGAAGTACTCAATGAAACACTTTGTGAGGTTGAACGCCAAGTGATGGAACTGCCAAGATCAGAAACGGCCATGAAAGCGCTAGATAATAGTCGGGGTATACTTCTACGCACATTGGACGATTGCATGCAATTCAGCAATATCTACGCTCCAGAACACCTCATACTAGCCGTAGAGAAAGCTTCGGCCTACGCTGAAAAAGTAGTGAATGCAGGCTCCGTATTCCTGGGCAACTACAGTTGTGAAAGCGCTGGAGACTATGCAAGCGGAACAAATCACACTCTGCCAACGAACGGATTTGCCAAAGCCTACAGTGGGGTATCGGTAGACAGTTTCACCAAGTATATCACCTACCAAGAACTGTCTCGTGAAGGCATTCAAAATATTGGTCCAGCCATTGAAATAATGGCTGAAGCCGAAGGATTACTCGCCCACAAACGCGCCGTTTCCATCCGATTAAAAGACGTACAAAATGATTGA
- the hisC gene encoding histidinol-phosphate transaminase → MIDVSRWVRPAIAKLTPYSSARDEFAGDADVYLDANESPFGDYNRYPDPMQKLLKEQLAVQRGVSENQIVVGNGSDEIIDLIFRTFCEPRTDVVAAISPSYGMYAVTAAIHDVKLIELPLNTEFDIDESTLDLIQSEDRIKAVFMCSPNNPTGNLLSSKWMERILNTNLLVVIDEAYIDFANENSWISRLDEFENLIVLQTLSKAWGLANARVGLAFTSPVIADWMNRVKPPYNVSGLNQEAAIHALQNPTQQRERVARIKSEKTRVEQSLAALGSVVKIYPSQANFILVEFNNAQEIFKHLMAEKVIVRDRSSLVKNTLRITIGSQEENTRLIETLQKLES, encoded by the coding sequence ATGATTGATGTATCACGGTGGGTCCGACCTGCCATTGCCAAACTCACACCATATTCCAGCGCCAGAGATGAGTTCGCAGGAGATGCTGACGTTTATCTAGACGCAAATGAAAGCCCTTTTGGAGACTACAATCGGTATCCAGATCCAATGCAGAAGCTCCTGAAAGAACAACTCGCAGTGCAACGTGGCGTTTCAGAAAATCAAATCGTCGTTGGAAATGGAAGCGATGAGATCATTGATTTGATCTTCCGGACATTCTGTGAACCCAGAACCGATGTGGTAGCTGCTATTTCTCCTTCCTATGGAATGTACGCAGTAACCGCAGCCATTCATGATGTAAAACTGATAGAGCTACCGCTGAACACGGAGTTCGACATCGACGAATCCACTCTTGATCTCATCCAAAGCGAAGACCGCATCAAAGCAGTTTTCATGTGTTCTCCCAACAACCCAACGGGAAACCTATTGAGTTCAAAATGGATGGAACGAATTCTCAATACAAACCTCCTTGTTGTGATTGATGAAGCCTACATCGATTTTGCGAATGAGAATTCCTGGATTTCTCGGTTGGATGAATTCGAAAACTTGATCGTGCTTCAAACTTTGAGCAAAGCTTGGGGGTTGGCAAACGCTCGAGTAGGATTGGCCTTTACATCGCCCGTCATTGCCGATTGGATGAATCGGGTAAAACCTCCCTACAATGTAAGCGGACTCAATCAGGAAGCCGCCATCCATGCTTTACAAAACCCAACTCAACAAAGGGAAAGAGTGGCTCGAATCAAATCGGAAAAAACTAGAGTGGAACAATCGCTAGCAGCCTTGGGGTCCGTAGTGAAGATCTATCCCTCTCAAGCCAATTTCATCTTAGTTGAATTCAATAATGCCCAGGAAATTTTCAAGCATCTGATGGCAGAAAAAGTAATTGTTCGCGACAGATCATCACTCGTGAAGAACACGCTTCGAATCACCATAGGTAGTCAGGAAGAAAACACCAGACTGATTGAAACCCTTCAAAAATTAGAATCATGA
- the hisB gene encoding bifunctional histidinol-phosphatase/imidazoleglycerol-phosphate dehydratase HisB, with the protein MKQVLFIDRDGTLVVEPPIDKQLDSLEKLEFYPGALRWLSAIAEELEYELVMVTNQDGLGTSSFPEDTFWPAQDKIIQTFKGEGVSFDEVLIDRSFPEDQAPTRKPKTGLLNAYIYGEYDLSKSYVIGDRYTDLQLAKNLGSRAILIGSDESAEADLVTTSWREIYHYLKKIPRSAKVSRRTAETQIDLSLNLDGSGKSKINTGIAFYDHMLEQVAKHGMMDIDLQCKGDLEVDEHHTIEDVALALGEAFDRALGQKKGIERYGFTLPMDDCLTTVAVDFGGRPWLVWKAEFKREFVGKMPTEMFYHFFKSFSDTAKCNLNIEAIGENEHHKIESIFKAFAKAIKMAKTVDSNLGIPSTKGQL; encoded by the coding sequence ATGAAACAGGTCTTGTTTATTGATAGAGATGGTACGCTGGTGGTAGAGCCTCCCATCGACAAACAACTCGACAGCCTAGAGAAACTGGAATTCTACCCCGGTGCCTTGCGTTGGCTTTCCGCCATCGCCGAAGAACTCGAATACGAGCTCGTCATGGTAACCAATCAAGATGGACTTGGGACTTCATCATTTCCTGAAGACACCTTCTGGCCAGCTCAAGATAAAATCATCCAGACGTTTAAAGGAGAAGGCGTGAGCTTTGACGAAGTTCTCATTGACCGCTCTTTCCCGGAAGATCAAGCCCCCACTAGAAAGCCTAAAACGGGACTATTGAATGCCTATATCTATGGCGAGTACGACCTGAGTAAATCCTATGTGATTGGCGATCGATACACGGATCTACAATTGGCTAAGAACCTAGGTTCGAGAGCAATTCTAATCGGAAGTGATGAAAGTGCTGAGGCGGACCTTGTCACTACTTCTTGGAGAGAGATATATCACTATCTAAAGAAAATACCCCGATCCGCCAAAGTGAGTCGGAGGACAGCGGAAACACAAATTGATCTTTCATTGAATCTCGATGGATCTGGAAAGAGCAAGATCAACACGGGAATTGCATTCTACGATCACATGTTAGAGCAAGTGGCCAAGCATGGGATGATGGATATAGACCTTCAGTGCAAAGGAGACTTGGAAGTAGACGAGCACCACACCATTGAGGACGTGGCCCTCGCTTTAGGAGAAGCATTTGATCGTGCTTTGGGCCAAAAGAAAGGCATTGAACGCTATGGATTCACCTTGCCCATGGACGATTGCTTGACGACGGTAGCGGTTGATTTCGGGGGAAGACCCTGGTTAGTGTGGAAGGCTGAATTCAAACGAGAGTTTGTCGGCAAGATGCCAACCGAAATGTTCTATCACTTCTTCAAATCATTCTCAGACACCGCCAAATGTAACTTGAACATTGAGGCAATTGGAGAAAACGAACACCACAAGATCGAATCGATTTTCAAGGCCTTTGCAAAGGCGATTAAAATGGCTAAGACGGTAGATAGCAACTTGGGAATTCCCAGCACAAAAGGACAATTATGA